The following is a genomic window from Solanum lycopersicum chromosome 6, SLM_r2.1.
ACCCAAATTGACCAATCAGTAGAAGCATTTCCAATATCCTCAGAGACAGCAGTAGAGACAGAAAACCGAAAAACTGTCAATGTTTCAAACAAACCTAAAACTCTACTTCTGGGCAGTGGAAAGAGCGGAACTATTTTATTTTGACTGCTTTGAAAACTTTGGGCAACTTCTAATAATAGATATATGAAATTGAACAGGCACACTGTGGTTATTCACTTCTTTGATTACAGAGAAGATAAGCAAGCATGTAAATGTTGGTAGATCCTCTTAATCATGTGTATCTTCATTAAGAATAAACTAAGCACTTAAATCATGctaatatttcttttccttatatTCAATTATTAAAGAGTTAAAGTTCAATTGGATTGTTGCTATCTTCACATGATGGGTTTCTTATGTTTATTATGGGTTTCTTCTAGTGGTATTTATAAGGCACACACGAGCTAGAATGTTCAAAGATATTTCATGTTGGAGGTgtcaagttcgaaaccccttgccggcgtaagcaaggggtttgccttctgggtcgagcttGTCGCACCAGGCTTGCCAAGTGCGGGTTACTCTCCTacgtggtttgcgagctatgtAGTGCGGGTTACTCTCCAAAAAGCTCTTGTTACTTGGAATAGCTAAGAAGGTTCAGCATTTGATAAAGGGGGTAATAGTTCAACTTTACCCTGTATAAGCACAAAGAGTGTCAAAAGCTTCAAGTGTAAGAGCAGTTCTAAAATCAGGCTGTGATCTTTCAACAATACGTTCTATGGTGGCTTTCTCTGTTCATATCTTGTCAATGGAAAACAAAAATCTCTACACTAGGTTATTCATAAATCACCAAGTTCTAGATTCTTAGAAAACTACGAGCAACTACAATTGAACTAAGAGACAAGGAATAAATGGAAGTAAGAAGATCATAGGAAGCAAAAATCAAACACCTTTTGTGCATCTCTGGCTATACCATAGCCACTAAAATACATCTGACCAACAAGGACTTGCATGTTAGCGTCACCAGCTTTCGCCTCCTTGAGAGTATCGTGGAACCACCGCTTGACACAGTCAGCCACCACGTCAGCAAGGGGTAGCCGCCGCTGGTTTGACGAAGAAGTATTGGAATTGGAATTGGAGTTAGAGCTTGCTTCTTCCATATTCTTCTTCAGCTTCAGCCGCCGCTCCGATGAATCGCCGTCGACCACCGCCCTAGACTTTGCGGCGACAGGTGATGGAACTGACCTAATTCTGGTTGCGGGTTTGACTTGGGTCGGGTGGTGGATTCTGTTGGAGTTGATTATTCTGGCAAAATCTTGAATTCTATTTGGTGAAGGAAGCGATTTCCCCATAAAACGTCGCAGAAAAAAAACCCACTAGGACActagtttttgaattttcagtAATTGCAATGCCCCTAACAAGCAAATATTTGGGTATACAcctacaaaattattttaaaaaatacaaattagatCTTAAtgttctcctcttcttttttaaaaatattttttttttcagtgaGATTTATATTGCATTAGATGTTGGGACTTGGGGCCGCACTGATAGACATTCATTTAGTTTGTTTTCTTTAATCAAGTGGCAATAGAAGATGTTTTGATATCCACGAATTATTACtctctccgtttcaaaaaggataacttagtttgatttgaaacagagtttaagaaagaaaatcttgtggttctaaattaaagttatattaaatgtatcaaaatgtcctttaatcttgtggtcttgaACATGTCAAGTAGAAAGtaaaagttaaagtgttgccaaaaaaacaaaggggtcattctttttttaaaagactaaaaaggaaataggatcattcttttttaaatagatggaatattttaaaaaaaagtacattattgttgattttttaaagATTAAAGTCTTATTATGTGTAGAGAGCTTTTATCAACGAAATGAAAATTACagcttttaattcttttgtaaGAGTACTGtgtaaatatgaaataataaatgtgTTGCATGTCGTATATAAAAATAACCAACAGAATCGTAATAATTGACATTATTATttgtgataaatttttttatacaacTCTTTTGgttataaaattaatagtaaGAACACTATGTGTTTAGGATTAAGGACTAACAATTGACGAGGAATGGCTCATTATTCGAGTAAGAAGTGAATAAAGTGTTGATTGGAGCTTTATACTTAGAAATTACAATAGATATTTTATATACCTAgatatagaaatataaatatgGTAATTCTTACGAgttaatgatttatttaataAGGTAATTCTATAATCCATCCTCTATTTCAAAGTCGCTAATTATAATTGATTCTTcaataagaatataatttaattttttcaaaagtttggTATTTGATTTGAGGGTACCGACTCTTTAGTTCACCGAAGAACTAAACTTGTATTCcataattgaaaatataaattctacatAGTTGGAAATCTCTTCTATTAAACAAATTGCTCAACTTCTTGATATCGATATACTCGATCTTAACTTTGAACACTTCTGTTCATGATTTCTGTTGCTGGATTTGTTGAGTAACAAAGTTGTCCCTTGGGTTTTGTATTGTTTGAGAATAAAGAAGAATGGTTCTATGTGAATGTGTATGATTATAAACAATTGAAGAAGgttattatcaaaaaaaaaagtatcaatTTCGTACATTAATGATTTAGTTAACTAACTTCATGacattttgatgtttttgaagATAAACTTGTGGTAAAGATATCACCAATTGAAGATTGGGGCTTTAGACGTCCCTAAAACATCTAAATCAAGATTAGTATGTGTATCACCTACTTAAGAGTTCTTAGACCCAA
Proteins encoded in this region:
- the LOC101265648 gene encoding uncharacterized protein — translated: MGKSLPSPNRIQDFARIINSNRIHHPTQVKPATRIRSVPSPVAAKSRAVVDGDSSERRLKLKKNMEEASSNSNSNSNTSSSNQRRLPLADVVADCVKRWFHDTLKEAKAGDANMQVLVGQMYFSGYGIARDAQKGRAWITRASKSRSSAWKVSDKRPGYNASDSDSDDTVEDAKQN